CGAAGGATCCCCAAAAATCCCACATAAGCAAAAGGACGCGCAAAACCCTTTTTCATTTGAAAACCAGTCCTCTTCTGTGTCGCCTGACAGATTATCGTTAAGGGATCAAACAGGAGAAATACTCAATCTGTACCAGAATTACGCAGCTGGTGAGATGGGAGCCAACGCATCGAGAGAGTCAATCGTCGGAGACCACGAAATAAAAACCAGTACAAATACGCCTAAAAAAGAGCCCGGCGCTATTGGCGTTCCCGCCACACCCCAATCACTGCACCGCGATatctcttccagcagttACCCCGTGAGCAGTTTTGCCACACCGCgtctggacgaggacaacgaATGTTTCATTGACTGGAGCGACTCCGATGGGCCAGAACGACGCGACTCCGGAAAACGGATCGTCGAGACGTTCCGAAGCCTGTCGATTTCGAAGCGGTCGAAAAATAGTCCGCGCTCAAGCCAGCCCAGCTCTAAGCGAGCATCCATAGTGACCTCCGCCATATCGACTCCACGACTTGCCTCATCAACTACCGAGTTACCCGAGAAACTGGTTTTGCGGTCACCATTCCGAAGCCATTCCGAGCAGCTACCAACGTCACCGCATCGGTCGGTAAACCCTCCGGAAGAGCCACAGCTTGCTTCTCCCAGGCCGCCAAGCCGTCCTCGGTCTGCAAGTATCGGTGTGGATACAACAAAGCCCACTAGAGCCCAGCCCAATTTCAAATACTACTACATGTAGCGTCCGCCTTTTTTATATTATGTAATGCTAACAGAAATAAACATATTAATATAATCTTTACAAAACACTTTTATTTAACCATTACAGCTTGCCAGCATGGACAAGAATGAAATATTTCTTCCTCCGTCAAATGGCGACCAGAATTACCAAGACACTCTAGAGCAACTCGACCAATTTGTTGACAGCTTAAACGCACAGGGATTGCCAAATAATCAACCACAGGAGCATCCGTCACCGTTCGGGTTCCACGAGTACAAAAATGCCCCCGCTTTGAACATAGATGCTTCGGACTTTGAGCCGTGGGAGAACGGCCAATCTTTCAGCGCTAACGATTTTTCTGAGGCCGCCTTGAGCCCGCAAGGTCTTCCTCCCGTGGAAAGGTCGGTAAGCATTGGAGGTGCCAGCGTGCACAGTAACAGCTATCAATACCCATCTCCACAGGTACATCCGCTGCTGTCGACATCGATGAACCGGCGCTCAAACAGCATCAGCAATCAGGGCCGCAGCTACAGCTCCCAATTTGGTACTTCGTTGAACAACCTTATTTCCCCAGCGTCTACCTACGATGGACTTCTAGACTCCCCTTATGGTTCGTACCAAGGCGGGAGCTTTACAGATTCCTATTTGAAATCCCCGATTAATTCTCCGTCTCACAAATCGATTGGGTCGCCTGCGTCAATTGGCACACACATGAACCCCAAAAACGCCTTAAGCAAAGAGAGCAAACTCAGTCGCCGCCGAGAGCTACACAATGCCGTAGAAAGACGACGCAGAGACttgatcaaggagaaaataaaaGAACTGGGCACTCTTATTCCACCCTCACTACTGAATAATTTCACCAAGTCGAAGAACAACCCCAATAAAGAGATAAAGGCTAACAAGAGCACCATTTTGACTAAATCTATTGAGTACATAGGTTATCTGAGAGAGATCTCGGGTAGCCAGGATGAAAGACTCACTTTGTTGCGACAACGAATTGATGAACTGTCTGCAGGAACGACCTCGGAGCCGCCAAAGTATCAGCCACCAGCACAGCCCGTTTCCCAAATTCAGCGAACTCAATCACCGGAGTATGACGAGTCGTACTCAACACCGGACGCGGGGTCGTCTGAGGAGCCGAAACCGGATTTCCAGGATTTCAAGGTGGAGGATCCCGAAGCGTTTTTCCAAGAGTTGTTGAAGGAGCCTGCCGGTCAAACGTGGATGACATAAGCCAAcagatattttttttggagTTCGCTGAAACTAATTGTGGCAATAAAAATAATCCGATATGTCAGGCAATGCTGAATTTCTATCGAATTGGCGCACAACACGAGGCGTCCAGGTCGGCGACGATACCGATGGAATAGCCAACAAGGCTAAAAGCATGTTCAGTGCGTTCACGGATAGAGTGCAAGAGGGATACAACTCAGCATACAATGCCCTCCCATTGCATAATCAAGATCTCGATGCACAGCAGGAGCCTTCCTGGTTTAAGCTCTCGAGATTCGAACGTCTCGTGtgctttttctgttttATTGCCGGCTCGATAGTGTGTTTTGGTCTGGGAATACTGCTATTCCCTGTTTTGACGTTAAAACCTCGCAAATTTGCCATGTTATGGACTCTGGGCTCGATCCTGTTTGTGCTAAGCTTTGGATGTTTGCAAGGACCTGTGGATTATTGTAAACATCTTGTATCCAAGGAAAGACTGCCTTTTACAGTGGTGTTTTTTGGCAGCGTTTTGAGCACGTTGTACTGCGCAGCGATCTTAAAGTCGACAATTCTCACTCTCATCACGGGAATCATTGAGATATTTGCTGTTCTCTACTACACATTGAGTTACTTCCCGTTCGGAGCGCAAGGATTTCAAATGGTGGCCACAATGGGACTTCGACAGTTCAGTAGTGTTTTCGGGTTTTAGGTGTATATTACGGAGTAGATATTCAAATAATATTTAACgatttatttattaatTATCATAGCCTACATACGAAGCAACATGTCAATTGCCCACGAAGCATCCTGTATCTTTTGCAAAATTATCAAGGGTAGGTACTCTAGCCTGGTCCAATGACCGGTTTATAAAGTCTAATCAATTAGGTGAAATCCCATCTTTCAAGCTCCTCGAGACCAAATATTCCTATTCATTCTTGGACATCCAGCCAACTTCCAAAGGCCACCTATTGGTGATTCCGAAGTACCACGGAGCCATGCTACACAACATCCCAGACGAGTACCTGGCTGACATTCTGCCAGTGACCAAAAAATTGGTCAAAGCTCTTGGCCTGGAAGTCACCACTCCCGACGAAGATGGCTACAACGTTCTGCAGAACAATGGCCGGATTGCTCACCAGGTGGTCGACCATGTGCACTTTCACCTGATCCCAAAGCGGGACCCAGAGACGGGACTTGTTATCGGCTGGCCAGCAAGAAATGCAGACATGGGTGAGCTTTCcgagtttgccaaggagCTCACAGCAAAACTGGCCTAAATTGGCCGCAGCACTTTCATACGTATAAAGTCCGATCAGCTCTGGTATTTGTGTAATTGATGGTGGCAATGCCAGATAATTATGGCTCTTTTGGTGTAAGGATGATTTTCCACAAAATCTTGGATCTCCCAGTCTGAGTGGCAAAAGCCAAATATTTCGTATTTGCCCTTGATCATTTAACATCTTTAGTTTTTCTGATTGTTCAATTGAAAGATAATTCAATCAGATAGAATGGTGGATGAGAAGAAGCCCTTATTAGACGCCTCTGGCAGAGAAGTCGTTCCAGAAGACTCGACTGCTACCGcgattttgagaagaaagaagaaggataATGCCTTGGTTGTCGACGATGCCACCAATGATGATAACTCCATCATTTCTATGTCATCCAACACGATGGAGCTCTTGCAATTGTTCCGTGGCGATGCCGCCCTGATCAAaggaaagaagagaaaggACACTGTCCTGATCGTTTTGGCCGATGATGATATCGAGGATGGTGTTTGTAGAATCAACAGAGTGGCAAGGAACAACTTGAGAGTTCGTCTTGGGGATATTGTGACAATTCACCCATGTCCCGAAATCAAGTTTGCCACCAGAATTTCAGTGTTGCCGATTGCAGACACCATTGAAGGTATCACCGGATCCCTGTTCGATGTCTTCTTGAAGCCATACTTTGTTGATGCTTACAGACCTGTCCGTAAAGGCGATCATTTTGTTGTCAGAGGAGGCATGAGACAAGTTGAGTTCAAGGTTGTGGAAGTCGAGCCGGAAGAACACGCCATTGTGTCTCAGGACACCATAATACACTCCGAGGGCGAACCTATCAATAgagaggacgaggaaaataACCTCAATGAAGTCGGTTACGACGACATTGGAGGCTGCAGAAAACAGATGGCCCAGATTAGAGAGCTCGTTGAGTTGCCACTCAGACATCCACAGTTGTTCAAGGCCATTGGTATCAAGCCTCCTAAAGGTATCTTGATGTACGGCCCCCCTGGTACCGGTAAGACCTTGATGGCCAGAGCCGTTGCCAATGAAACTGGTGCATTCTTCTTTTTAATCAATGGTCCGGAAATCATGTCGAAGATGGCCGGTGAGTCTGAAAGTAACCTCAGAAAAGCTTTCgaagaggccgagaaaaaCTCTCCGTCTATCATTTTCATCGATGAGATTGACTCTATTGCACCGAAGAGAGACAAGACAAACGGTGAGGTTGAAAGAAGAGTTGTTTCCCAGCTCTTGACCTTGATGGATGGTATGAAGGCTAGATCTAACGTCGTTGTTATTGCAGCTACCAATAGGCCTAATTCCATCGATCCCGCTTTGAGAAGATTCGGAAGATTTGATAGAGAGGTCGACATCGGTATTCCTGATGCCGCTGGAAGACTTGAGGTTCTGAGAATCCACACCAAAAACATGAAGCTGGCTGATGATGTTGACCTTGAGGCCCTAGCTGCCGAAACTCACGGTTACGTTGGTGCCGATATTGCATCCCTCTGTTCTGAGGCCGCTATGCAACAAATAAGAGAGAAGATGGACTTGATCgatttggaagaagaaaacaTTGATGCCGAAGTTCTCGATTCTTTGGGAGTCACTATGGACAACTTCAGATTCGCTCTTGGTAACTCCAACCCATCAGCATTGCGTGAGACTGTCGTCGAAAGTGTCAATGTCACTTGGGATGACATTGGAGGTTTGGATGGTATCAAGCaagagctgaaggagaCTGTGGAATATCCGGTCTTGCATCCAGACCAATATACCAAATTTGGCCTTTCGCCTTCGAAGGGTGTCTTATTCTTTGGTCCTCCTGGTACTGGTAAGACCCTTTTGGCCAAGGCCGTTGCCACCGAGGTCTCTGCCAACTTCATCTCCGTTAAAGGTCCTGAGTTGCTGAGTATGTGGTATGGTGAGTCTGAGTCCAACATTAGAGACATTTTCGACAAGGCTAGAGCTGCAGCTCCTACAGTTGTTTTCTTGGATGAGCTGGATTCTATCGCCAAGGCTAGAGGAGGCAGCATGGGAGATGCAGGTGGAGCGTCGGATAGGGTTGTTAACCAACTGCTGACCGAAATGGATGGTATGAATGCCAAAAAGAACGTCTTCATTATTGGTGCTACGAACAGACCAGATCAAATTGACCCTGCTATTTTGAGACCAGGTAGATTGGACCAACTGATTTATGTCCCATTGCCAGACGAAGCCGGAAGACTGTCGATTCTGAAGGCTCAATTGAGGAACACCCCACTGGAGCCAGATCTGGACCTGACTGCTATTGCTAAAACTACGCACGGCTTCACTGGTGCTGATCTGCAGTACATCGTCCAGAGAGCTGCCAAATTTGCTATCAAGGACTCCATCGAAGCTCAAAAGAGATATGAGCAAGAGAAGGCCGAAAGGAAGGCCGCTGAAGGCTCCGATGACGTTGAGATGAAGGTTGAGGATGGTGAGGAGGAGAGCATTCCTGATGCTGTTCCATATATCACAAAGGCTCACTTTGAAGAAGCTATGAAGACAGCTAAACGCTCTGTTTCCCCAACTGAGTTGAGACGTTACGAGGCTTACGCGCAACAACTTCAATCTTCCAGAGGTCAATTCACGAACTTCTCGTTCGGCCAAGGAGGagacgctgctggatcgACCGACAGGGGTATTGGAGCAGACGGTGCTGGGGCTGCGTTTGGATcggttgaagaagaagaagacgatTTATACAGTTAAGCATGAGAGGGGTGTATAGGCTTGACTAAGTTGTTAAGATATATTGATATTGAGTCCGGCTCAAAACTGTAAACATATATGTATCTCTAGTGTATGGAATGCATCATGTCTGGGTTGATAACCCTGAGATAGGGGCCCATGATGTGGTTTTCTTTATTCTCGTCCAAGTCACGTGACTGCGAATTTGGTAGCCTCAACGGTTTTGGGTTGAAGTCGTCCACCTGGTATATtgtcgagctggtggagtttGTTGAGGCGAGAGAGGGAATAGAGGAGGAAGTCGAAAGCGAAGGAATGGAGGCGGTAGTTGGCAGCGACTGGAATGAGTATGGTTTCTGCAAGTTGTATGCAGAGTATTTAGCGTTCAGGTTGGTGGAACCAGAGGTTCTTCTAATGGCCATCTTTGGTCTTTGTGGGGATGGAGAAGGTAAGTGTGAAAGCGAGGGTGGTTTAGTCCAGTGAGCATACAAAGGCTGCGTTGGAGAAGgcaaagaggaagagccgTGTGATTTGGTCAGGTCTCTGGTGAGGTCCCTGTGTTTGGCGATCTTAGCCTCGGATTGCCGTCTAAGTTTGGACTTGATAGGTTCCAGGAAAGGACTGAACGTTGAAATCAGGTCCGATTGTCTGATTCTGATATTATCCCAGCCCAGATATCCTATAAGTTCCATCTCCAGGGTATTGACGTCTCTCAGGGAGAGCAAGCCATTGGTGTATTTGCACCAGTGTTTGTTCAAGGGAGACGAGTCGTTGAGGTTTTTCGCTGCCAGGATCAGACAGCCTAGAAAGATTCTGTGTCTGGTAGTTTCCATTCCTGTGCTGTTTGGCGGCAGGATCTCGCGCAATCTGATTAGATAGACCAGGCTCGACATGAGAGTTGGTGTCTGGACATGGGAGTGATCGATGAGGGCCTCAATAAAGCAGTAGAGAGAAGGAACTGGCGTCTCCAAAGGCGAGGCTGGTGGCGATGgcagcgacgagctggaatAGTCAGGAACGGCAATAACTGAGCTGGTGGTGTTGACCAAGCATTGGATCATGTCTGGCGACACGGGCCTCCTGAGAAAGTGGTACAGGGCTTGAACGTCAGACATGGTAAGGCGTGAAAAGAATGAACGGCCAAAGAGTAGCGAGATACAACCAGCAAGCTAGGtataaatttttcaaccagGTATATCGGCCATATTTATGCATAGTGCCTGCAAAGGAGTCAGTACGCGACGCGAAAATAATTATCACCGTTTTGACAAGACGGCTTTTTTCATGGTCAGATAGCAGATGCGCCCTCGCTCACGAAAGGGGCAATCTAATTCAGATTCACGACATGCGTATTACAGTGTACGCGTAAAAGCACCAATTGAGCTATGCAGTCTGCATAATAACAGAACAATCCCGCTTGCCCTAATCCTATTTACTGGCCATGGAGAAACATGGCAGCGCCTGCTCttcatcaaaaagcatGCTTCTTTCACCAGCATTGTCGCAAATCTGTCACTGAGCCATAGCAAATTTAGTCTTCTTCAGACTACCCAGTGTAGAAATAATCTTACGTCGACCGACGCAAAAGATTACTGTGCCGCGTTCTAAAAAACAATACGGTAATTTAGGATTTTCTTGTCTGTTCGTTTCAATCCAAGGGTCCCGTGTCCTAGCATACTATGTCCTCTGAAAATACGCCATTGGTGGCTCCCGCAGCCGTCACCGACCAAACCAATAAACTCCCTCATGTCGTCAAGCTGACCTTGAGGTCGTCCCCTATCAACTTCCTTCTGTTTTTCGTTCCTCTGGGTTATCTAGCAGACTGGCTCGAATGGAAAGCCTCACTGGTCTTTTCCTTCAACTTCCTTGCCATCATCCCATTGGCATCCGTGTTGGCCTATGCTACGGAAGAATTGGGAGAAGCCATCCACAACGACTCGATAGCAGGACTTCTCAACGCTACGTTCGGAAACGCGGTTGAGGTTATTGTCAGTGTTATCGCCTTGAGCCAGAACCAAATCACAGTGGTCCAGGCCTCTATGTTGGGCTCTATCCTTTCAAACTTGCTCCTTGTGCTGGGTTGTTGCTTCGTGGCAGGAGGCATCTGGTATCCTCAGCAGTCTTTTAACCAGACAGTTGCCCAGACCATGAGCTCGCTGCTGGCACTCTCGATGAGCGGGCTGCTGCTTCCCGCAGCATTCCATGCCTCATTGCCGTCCAAAACAAAGGATCTTGAGTCCAAAATACTCGAGTTTTCCAGAGGAACTTCAGTGCTTCTGCTCATCGTGTATTGCTTCTACCTGTACTTCCAATTGAAAACTCACAAGTTTTTGTTTGAGCAGGTTCTGGAGCCAAGTGACGAGGAGCAACAGCTTCCTATAGACGAGACCACCAGTAACACTACCCTGGACTCTCAGGATACAACCCACCCAAGAAGAGGA
This window of the Ogataea parapolymorpha DL-1 chromosome VII, whole genome shotgun sequence genome carries:
- a CDS encoding Cell division control protein 48, giving the protein MVDEKKPLLDASGREVVPEDSTATAILRRKKKDNALVVDDATNDDNSIISMSSNTMELLQLFRGDAALIKGKKRKDTVLIVLADDDIEDGVCRINRVARNNLRVRLGDIVTIHPCPEIKFATRISVLPIADTIEGITGSLFDVFLKPYFVDAYRPVRKGDHFVVRGGMRQVEFKVVEVEPEEHAIVSQDTIIHSEGEPINREDEENNLNEVGYDDIGGCRKQMAQIRELVELPLRHPQLFKAIGIKPPKGILMYGPPGTGKTLMARAVANETGAFFFLINGPEIMSKMAGESESNLRKAFEEAEKNSPSIIFIDEIDSIAPKRDKTNGEVERRVVSQLLTLMDGMKARSNVVVIAATNRPNSIDPALRRFGRFDREVDIGIPDAAGRLEVLRIHTKNMKLADDVDLEALAAETHGYVGADIASLCSEAAMQQIREKMDLIDLEEENIDAEVLDSLGVTMDNFRFALGNSNPSALRETVVESVNVTWDDIGGLDGIKQELKETVEYPVLHPDQYTKFGLSPSKGVLFFGPPGTGKTLLAKAVATEVSANFISVKGPELLSMWYGESESNIRDIFDKARAAAPTVVFLDELDSIAKARGGSMGDAGGASDRVVNQLLTEMDGMNAKKNVFIIGATNRPDQIDPAILRPGRLDQLIYVPLPDEAGRLSILKAQLRNTPLEPDLDLTAIAKTTHGFTGADLQYIVQRAAKFAIKDSIEAQKRYEQEKAERKAAEGSDDVEMKVEDGEEESIPDAVPYITKAHFEEAMKTAKRSVSPTELRRYEAYAQQLQSSRGQFTNFSFGQGGDAAGSTDRGIGADGAGAAFGSVEEEEDDLYS
- a CDS encoding Hit family protein 1, coding for MSIAHEASCIFCKIIKGEIPSFKLLETKYSYSFLDIQPTSKGHLLVIPKYHGAMLHNIPDEYLADILPVTKKLVKALGLEVTTPDEDGYNVLQNNGRIAHQVVDHVHFHLIPKRDPETGLVIGWPARNADMGELSEFAKELTAKLA
- a CDS encoding Retrograde regulation protein 3, with the protein product MDKNEIFLPPSNGDQNYQDTLEQLDQFVDSLNAQGLPNNQPQEHPSPFGFHEYKNAPALNIDASDFEPWENGQSFSANDFSEAALSPQGLPPVERSVSIGGASVHSNSYQYPSPQVHPLLSTSMNRRSNSISNQGRSYSSQFGTSLNNLISPASTYDGLLDSPYGSYQGGSFTDSYLKSPINSPSHKSIGSPASIGTHMNPKNALSKESKLSRRRELHNAVERRRRDLIKEKIKELGTLIPPSLLNNFTKSKNNPNKEIKANKSTILTKSIEYIGYLREISGSQDERLTLLRQRIDELSAGTTSEPPKYQPPAQPVSQIQRTQSPEYDESYSTPDAGSSEEPKPDFQDFKVEDPEAFFQELLKEPAGQTWMT
- a CDS encoding Ca2+/H+ antiporter, whose product is MSSENTPLVAPAAVTDQTNKLPHVVKLTLRSSPINFLLFFVPLGYLADWLEWKASLVFSFNFLAIIPLASVLAYATEELGEAIHNDSIAGLLNATFGNAVEVIVSVIALSQNQITVVQASMLGSILSNLLLVLGCCFVAGGIWYPQQSFNQTVAQTMSSLLALSMSGLLLPAAFHASLPSKTKDLESKILEFSRGTSVLLLIVYCFYLYFQLKTHKFLFEQVLEPSDEEQQLPIDETTSNTTLDSQDTTHPRRGFLVGRPKSLLEVGPGPQPKHIGTISSVAVLLVTTVLVSFSADSLVSSIDEIVESSGLSKTFIGLIVIPIVGNAAEHVTAVVVAYKNKMDLAVGVAVGSSIQISLFVTPFLVLIGWIFDVPMSLYFSTYETAVMFVAVLITNYLILDGESNWLEGVMLVSTYLIIAISFFFYPDTLAQ
- a CDS encoding PHO85 cyclin-2; protein product: MSDVQALYHFLRRPVSPDMIQCLVNTTSSVIAVPDYSSSSLPSPPASPLETPVPSLYCFIEALIDHSHVQTPTLMSSLVYLIRLREILPPNSTGMETTRHRIFLGCLILAAKNLNDSSPLNKHWCKYTNGLLSLRDVNTLEMELIGYLGWDNIRIRQSDLISTFSPFLEPIKSKLRRQSEAKIAKHRDLTRDLTKSHGSSSLPSPTQPLYAHWTKPPSLSHLPSPSPQRPKMAIRRTSGSTNLNAKYSAYNLQKPYSFQSLPTTASIPSLSTSSSIPSLASTNSTSSTIYQVDDFNPKPLRLPNSQSRDLDENKENHIMGPYLRVINPDMMHSIH